ttatttaaacaaaaagtgaaattattattaccagcTGTACGAAAACtgttggtttattttataattatacatttaatcttTCAATAAAgatatacttgtatttttatttttattgaaagattaaataggtttattccgatgtataaataataaagaattaaaactatgtatactttacctattaaaacagttttattgtttgttttaaaatgagaatgtatttaaatattaaaatataaattttaatttaaaacttattcgatatttgttatatttgttaCAGGGATAGCGCTGGATTAATTACGTTAGAATTACAAGGAAATCCATTGGAACAAGTCGAAGGTCCATTCTTATACTCCAAGTCTTTACTGTATCTATACCTGGCGAACAGTCatctaacaaaattatcaccGCAGTTTTTCGCCAATATCAGTGGTCTAGACAAACTTGATATTTCTGGAAACCCTCTTCATATCATTGAACCAGGCATATTTGATCCTCTTAcaagtttaaaacatttaattctaaataactGCAATCTTACACACATATCGAGCGTAGCTTTTAGTAGTCTCGGCCACCTGACTGTATTGGAACTGGCTGGAAACAGTCTCAAAAGTCATGTTGACTGGACCTTAATACTGGGTAATCTAGGCAGATTGGAACATCTCGACTTAAGGCAATCAGGTGTATCAAATTTaccagaaaatgtatttttcaataatacttGGCTAAGAGGTTTAGTGTTGGCTGAAAATGAATTATCTGATCTTGACGTGGCTACTACTTTGGGTCACAATTTAGTTCATTTAGATTTTCTGGACCTCagttattgtcatttaaaaggaCCTTTATCTGAAGATGCATTCGCTAATGCAACGAAATTACGTACCCTCATATTATCTGGAAACCATTTATCTGCAGCAGATTTAGCAGTAGCTTTATCGCCTTTATTAAAACTAGTGAAACTTTCATTAAGAGACTGTGGATTGACAAGGTTGCCTGCTAACACTTTCCATAAATTTACTAGTTTACAAGAATTGGACATATCAAGAAATCCTTTAAACAATGCCTTTACAGCACTTTTATCTCCGTTGGAATCATTGGAACATTTAGATATGGGTTACAGTAATTTGCAAAGAATATCCAGAACGACTTTCTTAAAAATGTCTGCTCTAAAAACGCTTATTTTGTCtggaaataaacttaaaagccTCGAATCAGGTTTATTCCAAAATCTTACGCGTTTGGAAGTATTAGAGTTGAATAATTGTGGTCTTAGTCGTCTAAATGATACAGTGTTCTACGATAACTTTACATATCCAGACTTGGAAGAGTTAAGACTTTCAGGAAATCCTCTCCAAGTTCCCGAAGAAGGACCAATACTGCCACCTCAATTATCAGGTTTAAAGAATTTGGACATGAGTAAATGTAATTTGAGTTATTTACCCGTTGACGCTTTCACTACAACGCCTAACATTAGTCAGTTGTTGTTgaacgataataaattaaagagtGACGAAGAA
This sequence is a window from Rhopalosiphum maidis isolate BTI-1 chromosome 1, ASM367621v3, whole genome shotgun sequence. Protein-coding genes within it:
- the LOC113556721 gene encoding toll-like receptor 3 — protein: MATRISIIVFVTLLAYVCNTSAILSEQLDCPEDCDCHFFRINWVTDCSESNLTSMPYEGLDSNVYVLNMNGNLLKEIEPFPADIKLRTLQLSENFLTKIQKTTFAGLHYLLDIDLSSNLINYIDPEAFVDSAGLITLELQGNPLEQVEGPFLYSKSLLYLYLANSHLTKLSPQFFANISGLDKLDISGNPLHIIEPGIFDPLTSLKHLILNNCNLTHISSVAFSSLGHLTVLELAGNSLKSHVDWTLILGNLGRLEHLDLRQSGVSNLPENVFFNNTWLRGLVLAENELSDLDVATTLGHNLVHLDFLDLSYCHLKGPLSEDAFANATKLRTLILSGNHLSAADLAVALSPLLKLVKLSLRDCGLTRLPANTFHKFTSLQELDISRNPLNNAFTALLSPLESLEHLDMGYSNLQRISRTTFLKMSALKTLILSGNKLKSLESGLFQNLTRLEVLELNNCGLSRLNDTVFYDNFTYPDLEELRLSGNPLQVPEEGPILPPQLSGLKNLDMSKCNLSYLPVDAFTTTPNISQLLLNDNKLKSDEEGSMKFLESLTGLEQLDLSFNNITAIKPDKFGYNHQLMSLRLVGNPWKCDCYVVDMWEWAASSKGNIGVLVGSTKSIASNVNNKKTKGLVCNFDPKSTPIKEAKLRRPGRELTTSVQRTWARYVREANCPHSPVAARPARIVTREVHEYQPMLSEIETETQNKWLPLISFCAVLLLVSVVMMSVLIKRKENPTKKDKDISCDYSQEDNDVVQFKGTKNVSRRTIK